The genomic region CATTTTCATGGAAGTGCATCCCGACCCTGACAAGGCTCCCTGCGACGGGCCGAACATGCTGGCCGTCAGGGATCTTCCCGCTTTTCTTTCCCTCATCAAGGCCTTTGACGGTCTTGCCAAGAAGGGGGCGTTATGAGCGTCATCGCCGTTATTCCTTCCCGTTACGCTTCCACGCGGCTGCCGGGCAAGCCTCTGGTGGATATCTGCGGCAAGCCCATGGTGCAGCATGTGTATGAAAGGGTGCGCCGTGTCGCGCTGTTCGACGAAGTGCTGGTGGCCACGGATGATGAGCGCATCATGAAGGCTGTGGAAGGCTTCGGCGGCCGCGCCGTGATGACCAGCCCGGACTGCGCCTCCGGTTCCGACAGACTCATTGAGGTGGCGAAAGCCCATCCTGCCGATATTTATGTGAATATTCAGGGCGATGAACCTCTCGTGGAGCCTTCTTCCATCGAAAAGCTGGCTCGTGCCATGCTGGAGGATTCCTCCCTGCAGATGGCAACGCTCTGTTACCCCGTAAGCGTAGAACAGGCGCAGAACCCCAATCTTGTGAAGGTGGTGCGGGCGCACAACGGCAACGCGCTGTATTTCAGCCGCAGCCCCATTCCCTTCCCCCGTTCCGGGGGAATAGCGCCTTCCTATTTCGGGCATCTGGGCATGTACGCCTATCGCCGTGAATTTCTTATGGATTTCGGAAAGCTCCCCTATTCTCCGCTGGAAAATACGGAGAAGCTGGAACAGCTTCGCGTGCTCGAGGCGGGTATCGCCATCCGTGTGCTTGAGGTGGAGGCCATGGGGCCCGGCGTGGACACGCCCGAGGACCTGGAGCAGGTGCGCCGCATTCTCAGCGAAAACGCCGGGTGAGCATCATGAAATATCTTGACGAAGCAAGGCAGGTTCTGCGCGATGAGGCGCAGGCCCTTTGTATTCTGGCCGACGGTCTTGGCGAAAGTTTTGAGAACACGGTGGAGTGCCTGCTCGGCATCAAAGGCCGTATTGCCGTTACGGGCATGGGCAAGAGCGGGCATGTGGCGCGCAAGATAGCGGCTACGCTGGCTTCCACGGGTTCTCCGGCGTATTTCATTCATCCTGCCGAAGCCAGCCACGGCGATCTCGGCATGATGACGCCGGACGATGCCGTGATCGCCATTTCCAATTCCGGCAATACGGCGGAACTGACCGATATCGTGCTCTACGCTTCGCAGAACAATATGCCGCTTATCGCCATTACCAAGAATGCGGACAGTTTTCTCGGCAAGCATTGCGATCATCTGCTGCTTCAGCCGCCTCTGCACGAAGCCTGTCCGCTGGACTGTGCCCCCACCACGAGCACCACGGTGCAGATGGCGCTGGGCGACGCGCTCGCCATGTGCCTGCTTACCGCGCGCGGCTTCGGCAGGGAGGACTTCCACAAGTTCCACCCCGGAGGCTCTCTGGGGCAGAAGCTGTCTCTGGTGCGCGATCTCATGCACACGGGCGACGCCATGCCGCTTTTGCAGCTTGAGGCTTCCATGATGAGCGTGCTTGCGGAAATGACGCGCAAGGGGTTCGGCTGCGTAGGCGTGATGGAAGGGGAGACGCTGGTCGGCATCATTACCGACGGCGATTTGCGCCGTCATATGGGACCGAACATTCTCGAATGTTCCGCCGGCGACCTCATGACCAGAAACCCCGTGTGCATC from Mailhella massiliensis harbors:
- the kdsB gene encoding 3-deoxy-manno-octulosonate cytidylyltransferase — protein: MSVIAVIPSRYASTRLPGKPLVDICGKPMVQHVYERVRRVALFDEVLVATDDERIMKAVEGFGGRAVMTSPDCASGSDRLIEVAKAHPADIYVNIQGDEPLVEPSSIEKLARAMLEDSSLQMATLCYPVSVEQAQNPNLVKVVRAHNGNALYFSRSPIPFPRSGGIAPSYFGHLGMYAYRREFLMDFGKLPYSPLENTEKLEQLRVLEAGIAIRVLEVEAMGPGVDTPEDLEQVRRILSENAG
- a CDS encoding KpsF/GutQ family sugar-phosphate isomerase, giving the protein MKYLDEARQVLRDEAQALCILADGLGESFENTVECLLGIKGRIAVTGMGKSGHVARKIAATLASTGSPAYFIHPAEASHGDLGMMTPDDAVIAISNSGNTAELTDIVLYASQNNMPLIAITKNADSFLGKHCDHLLLQPPLHEACPLDCAPTTSTTVQMALGDALAMCLLTARGFGREDFHKFHPGGSLGQKLSLVRDLMHTGDAMPLLQLEASMMSVLAEMTRKGFGCVGVMEGETLVGIITDGDLRRHMGPNILECSAGDLMTRNPVCIDADALSAKAQGIMEEKKITCVFVVDERKRPLGILSMHDIL